Proteins from a genomic interval of Clostridium scatologenes:
- a CDS encoding M20/M25/M40 family metallo-hydrolase, with protein MNLSDKIYETLDELVSLPSVSGTKDESIASEKIYNMLSSMTYFKKNKNNFGMEAVEGDNLERKFVWAVVNGKQKSNDTLILTGHFDVVGVEEFGHLKSVAFDMKECTKRISELNLDEDALKDLKSGKWIFGRGTADMKCGIAIDIELIRKFSKDQNFKGNLLFLAVPGEESNSEGMVAAAPFLLKLQDKMKYNYCGAIISECSIPQSASEEFKRLYMGSVGKIMPLFLCVGKETHVGEPLKGLNPNALVSEINKILENNPDFSDQFNNVITPPPMCLKQIDLKELYSVQSPLYAVAYYNLLTLSMSEEKLMGNLKDLAFKAFNNVLEDIKCKRERFIKKSGKKFEYIKVQPCVMTYEELLLKVKSKNKNFENYIKEKVELWKKENKDNQTIAINIVKETYEKYDNKKPMIIVSFIPPYYPHKYLQGEDVKNKKFIETIDKTIEYAHEKFNEKIIKEDFFMGISDLSYTGMKNNKSISGLSSNIVGYGISYNLPLEALSKLDIPAIVFGGEGKDFHKYSERLNLPYTLNVVPELYEHIIYSLLQ; from the coding sequence ATGAATTTGAGTGATAAGATTTATGAAACATTAGATGAATTAGTTTCTCTTCCAAGTGTCTCAGGTACAAAAGATGAAAGTATTGCATCTGAAAAGATATATAATATGCTGTCAAGTATGACTTATTTTAAGAAAAATAAAAATAACTTTGGTATGGAAGCAGTAGAAGGGGATAACTTAGAAAGAAAATTTGTATGGGCAGTAGTAAATGGAAAACAAAAATCAAATGATACTTTGATTTTAACAGGACATTTTGATGTAGTGGGAGTAGAAGAATTTGGACATTTAAAATCTGTTGCTTTTGATATGAAAGAATGTACAAAACGGATTAGTGAGTTGAATTTAGATGAAGATGCTTTAAAAGACCTTAAATCAGGTAAGTGGATTTTTGGAAGAGGAACAGCAGATATGAAATGTGGCATTGCAATAGATATAGAATTAATTAGAAAGTTTAGTAAAGATCAAAATTTCAAGGGAAATTTATTGTTTTTAGCAGTGCCAGGTGAAGAAAGTAATTCAGAAGGCATGGTGGCTGCAGCGCCTTTTCTTTTAAAGCTTCAGGATAAAATGAAATATAATTATTGCGGGGCAATAATATCAGAATGTAGCATACCCCAAAGTGCAAGTGAAGAATTTAAAAGATTATATATGGGCAGTGTAGGAAAAATAATGCCACTGTTTTTATGTGTAGGTAAAGAAACTCATGTAGGAGAACCATTAAAAGGCCTAAATCCCAATGCATTAGTTTCAGAAATAAATAAAATTTTAGAAAATAATCCTGACTTTTCTGATCAATTTAATAACGTGATAACTCCACCACCTATGTGTTTAAAACAGATAGATTTAAAAGAGTTATATTCTGTACAAAGTCCTTTATATGCAGTAGCATATTATAATTTACTTACTCTTAGTATGTCTGAAGAAAAGCTTATGGGTAATTTAAAAGACTTAGCATTTAAGGCATTTAACAATGTTTTAGAAGATATTAAATGTAAAAGAGAAAGATTTATAAAAAAGAGCGGTAAGAAATTTGAATATATTAAAGTGCAACCATGTGTTATGACTTATGAAGAATTACTTTTGAAGGTTAAAAGTAAGAATAAAAATTTTGAAAATTATATCAAAGAAAAAGTTGAACTTTGGAAAAAAGAAAATAAAGACAATCAAACTATAGCCATAAATATAGTTAAAGAAACTTATGAAAAATATGATAATAAAAAACCTATGATAATAGTTTCTTTTATTCCTCCATATTATCCTCATAAATACTTGCAAGGTGAAGATGTTAAAAACAAAAAATTTATAGAAACTATAGATAAAACAATAGAGTATGCGCATGAAAAGTTTAATGAAAAAATTATTAAAGAAGACTTTTTTATGGGAATTTCTGATTTAAGTTATACTGGTATGAAGAATAATAAAAGTATATCTGGTTTATCTTCGAATATTGTTGGATATGGTATAAGTTATAATTTGCCATTAGAAGCTTTAAGCAAACTAGATATTCCTGCAATAGTATTTGGCGGTGAAGGAAAGGATTTCCATAAATATAGCGAAAGATTAAATCTTCCTTATACTTTAAATGTAGTTCCAGAATTATATGAACATATTATTTATTCATTGTTACAATAG
- a CDS encoding DedA family protein has product MVESLINAVIFVLDKLGYVGIFFGMALESACIPIPSEAILPFGGYLSFTGRLNLIAMILIGTIGGTVGSIGAYYLGKLGGRPLVEKYADKLRISKSKIEKSDEYFNKYGEKIVFFSRLLPIIRTFISLPAGISKMEFKKFTIYTFLGSLIWSVLLGYIGYKMGENWIMIRSWFHIADIAVVVCIVGFVVYRLVVKRKKVNLEN; this is encoded by the coding sequence ATGGTAGAAAGTTTAATAAATGCAGTTATTTTTGTGCTGGATAAACTTGGATATGTGGGGATTTTTTTTGGAATGGCATTAGAAAGTGCATGTATACCTATTCCTAGTGAGGCAATATTGCCTTTTGGAGGTTATTTAAGTTTTACAGGAAGATTAAATTTGATAGCTATGATACTAATTGGTACTATTGGTGGAACTGTGGGTTCAATAGGAGCTTACTACTTGGGTAAGCTTGGAGGAAGGCCTTTAGTAGAAAAGTATGCGGATAAACTAAGAATTTCTAAAAGTAAAATAGAAAAAAGTGATGAATATTTTAATAAGTATGGAGAAAAAATAGTTTTTTTCTCAAGGCTTTTACCTATAATAAGGACATTCATATCACTTCCAGCAGGTATAAGCAAAATGGAATTTAAGAAATTTACCATATATACTTTTTTAGGATCATTAATATGGAGTGTTTTGCTAGGTTATATTGGATATAAAATGGGTGAAAATTGGATCATGATTCGTTCTTGGTTTCATATAGCTGATATAGCTGTAGTAGTTTGCATAGTTGGGTTTGTAGTATATAGATTAGTAGTAAAACGTAAAAAGGTAAATTTGGAAAATTAA
- a CDS encoding LacI family DNA-binding transcriptional regulator — protein sequence MAASIKDVAKEAGVSIATVSRVLNDVDVVNEETKKKVLEAINKLGYRPNIVARSLKTQKTSTIGIIIPDISSQFYPEIVRGAEDVANIYNYNIMLCNTDLDTEKEMEYLKVLKEKMVDGVLYMSNSLEDSIVNLIKQLQIPMVLVETTSKDGNIPSVTIDNEQAALDAVNYLIKKGNKKIAYIGTHEDAANASALRYTGYKTALKQNKIKLDEKIVHFGGLKVSDGYNGINAILQKESIDSVFCSSDEIAMGAINALRDSNIKVPEQVDVIGFDNIYSASVFYPKLTTIGLPMYDMGSVGMRMLIKIINKKEVDKENYVLEHELIERDSCKR from the coding sequence ATGGCAGCATCAATAAAAGATGTAGCAAAGGAAGCAGGCGTTTCTATAGCTACAGTTTCTAGGGTATTAAATGATGTAGACGTTGTAAATGAAGAAACAAAAAAGAAAGTTTTAGAAGCAATAAATAAGTTAGGATATAGACCTAATATAGTAGCAAGAAGTTTAAAAACACAGAAAACAAGTACAATAGGAATAATAATACCGGATATATCCAGTCAGTTTTATCCGGAAATAGTAAGAGGAGCTGAGGATGTAGCTAATATATATAATTACAATATAATGTTATGTAATACAGATTTAGATACTGAAAAAGAAATGGAATATCTAAAGGTATTAAAAGAAAAAATGGTAGATGGAGTTCTCTATATGAGCAATTCTTTAGAAGATAGCATAGTAAATCTTATAAAACAATTACAGATTCCTATGGTTTTAGTAGAAACTACTAGTAAAGATGGAAACATACCAAGTGTAACTATAGACAATGAACAAGCAGCTTTGGATGCTGTAAATTATTTAATTAAGAAGGGCAATAAAAAAATAGCTTACATTGGAACGCATGAAGATGCAGCGAATGCTAGTGCATTAAGATATACAGGATATAAAACTGCATTAAAACAAAATAAGATAAAATTAGATGAAAAAATTGTACATTTTGGAGGATTAAAAGTATCAGATGGCTATAATGGAATAAATGCTATTTTGCAGAAGGAAAGTATTGATTCAGTATTTTGTTCCAGTGACGAAATTGCTATGGGTGCTATAAATGCATTGAGAGACAGTAACATAAAGGTTCCTGAGCAGGTAGATGTAATAGGATTTGATAATATTTATTCTGCTTCTGTATTTTATCCAAAACTTACAACTATAGGATTACCTATGTATGATATGGGATCTGTAGGAATGAGAATGCTTATAAAAATCATAAATAAAAAAGAAGTAGATAAAGAGAATTATGTTCTTGAGCATGAGTTAATAGAGAGAGATTCTTGTAAAAGATAA
- the ileS gene encoding isoleucine--tRNA ligase, giving the protein MYKKIDNSRSFVDMEKDVMKFWDAKNIIKKNFDLNEDGEYFTFYDGPPTANGKPHVGHVLTRVMKDLIPRYKVMKGYKVLRKAGWDTHGLPVELEVEKTLGISGKPQIEEYGVEDFIKKCKGSVFTYVSQWEEMTKSVGYWVDMEKPYITYDNNYIESVWWALKSIWDKDLLYKGHKIVPYCPRCGTALSSHEVSQGYKDVKETSVFVKFKVKNEDKYILAWTTTPWTLPSNMALAINKKYEYVEVLNNDEHLILAESLLGKLEGEYEVLRKFNGEELLGVEYEPMFNFGTFEGKAHYVIHGDYVTLTDGTGIVHIAPAFGEDDNIVCKQNNIPLINLVDTQGKFVDEVTLWKGMFVKDADPKIIEYLKEKNILYKAEKFTHSYPFCWRCDTPLLYYPRQTWFIKMSSLRDKLVKNTNNTNWYPDNIRTGRFGNFVENVIDWGLSRERYWGTPLPIWECDCGHKECIGSIEELKKKGINVPENIELHKPYIDNVKLKCPHCGKEMTRVTEVIDCWFDSGSMPFAQHHYPFENKELFEQNFPAQFISEAVDQTRGWFYTLMAISTVIFDKSPFENCVVLGHVLDKHGLKMSKHKGNVLSPTTVIENEGADATRWYFYTASAPWLPSRFYEEAVQESQRKFLGTLWNVYSFYVLYADIDKFNPLDYKDFVSDNVMDKWVMSRLNSLIKETEDHLDNYRITQAATNIGDFVDELSNWYVRRNRARFWSESLADDKIGAYVTLYKVITTLIKIAAPFVPFMTEEIYQNLVVNIDKDAVESLHLCKWPEYNESFVDKKLEEDMEEAYKVVRLGRSARNSANIKNRQPLSEMLVSSKSLPEYYGDIIKDELNVNEVIFGADLSKYVNFDIKPNLPVIGKKYGKLIPQIRKEISAINQMELAQKMREGKTVIIYIDDNEIELNEENLLVTMQGLEGFAFAGEGTIGVVLDTNITEELREAGNVREILSKVQNMRKESGFEVADKIKLYVSSNPMLEAIVKKFEEEIKKETLSVEVVYNANKEYNRCKINGEDFDMFVEVVK; this is encoded by the coding sequence ATGTACAAAAAAATTGATAATTCTAGAAGTTTTGTGGACATGGAAAAAGATGTAATGAAATTCTGGGATGCTAAGAATATAATTAAGAAAAACTTTGATTTAAATGAGGACGGAGAATATTTTACTTTTTATGATGGACCACCAACAGCTAATGGAAAACCTCATGTAGGGCATGTATTAACAAGAGTAATGAAGGATTTAATTCCTAGATATAAGGTTATGAAAGGTTACAAAGTACTTAGAAAAGCTGGTTGGGATACTCATGGACTTCCAGTTGAACTTGAAGTTGAAAAAACTCTTGGTATTTCAGGAAAACCTCAGATTGAAGAATATGGAGTAGAAGACTTCATAAAAAAATGTAAAGGCAGCGTTTTTACATATGTGAGCCAATGGGAAGAAATGACTAAAAGTGTGGGTTACTGGGTTGACATGGAAAAACCTTATATAACTTATGATAATAATTATATAGAATCAGTTTGGTGGGCATTAAAGAGCATATGGGATAAAGATCTTTTATATAAAGGCCATAAAATAGTACCATATTGCCCAAGATGTGGAACAGCCCTTTCTTCACATGAAGTTTCTCAAGGATATAAAGATGTAAAAGAAACATCAGTTTTTGTTAAGTTTAAAGTTAAAAATGAAGATAAATATATTTTAGCTTGGACAACTACACCTTGGACACTTCCAAGTAATATGGCATTAGCAATAAATAAAAAGTATGAATATGTAGAAGTTTTAAATAATGATGAACACTTAATTTTAGCTGAATCACTTTTGGGAAAACTTGAAGGTGAGTATGAAGTTTTAAGAAAGTTTAATGGTGAAGAATTATTAGGTGTAGAATATGAACCTATGTTTAATTTTGGAACTTTTGAAGGAAAAGCTCATTATGTAATTCATGGGGATTATGTAACATTAACAGATGGTACAGGAATAGTTCATATTGCGCCTGCATTTGGTGAAGATGATAATATAGTATGTAAACAAAATAACATACCACTTATTAATCTTGTAGATACACAAGGAAAATTTGTAGATGAAGTTACACTATGGAAGGGTATGTTTGTAAAAGATGCAGATCCTAAAATTATAGAATACTTAAAAGAAAAAAATATATTATACAAAGCAGAGAAATTTACTCACTCATACCCATTCTGCTGGAGATGTGATACGCCATTATTATATTATCCAAGACAAACTTGGTTTATAAAAATGTCATCTTTAAGAGATAAATTAGTTAAGAATACAAATAATACAAATTGGTATCCAGATAATATTAGAACAGGAAGATTTGGAAACTTTGTTGAAAATGTTATAGATTGGGGTTTAAGTAGAGAAAGATATTGGGGTACTCCACTTCCAATATGGGAATGTGACTGTGGTCATAAAGAATGTATAGGAAGTATAGAAGAACTTAAGAAAAAAGGAATAAATGTACCAGAAAATATAGAACTTCATAAACCATATATAGATAATGTAAAATTGAAATGTCCACACTGTGGAAAAGAAATGACAAGAGTCACAGAAGTAATTGATTGTTGGTTTGATTCAGGATCAATGCCTTTTGCTCAGCATCACTATCCATTTGAAAATAAGGAATTATTTGAGCAAAATTTCCCAGCACAATTTATTTCAGAAGCTGTAGATCAAACTAGAGGATGGTTTTATACATTAATGGCTATATCTACAGTAATATTTGATAAGAGTCCATTTGAAAATTGTGTGGTATTAGGTCATGTACTTGATAAGCATGGTTTGAAAATGTCAAAGCATAAGGGAAATGTATTGAGTCCTACTACAGTGATTGAAAATGAGGGTGCTGATGCAACTAGATGGTATTTCTATACTGCAAGTGCACCATGGCTTCCATCAAGATTCTACGAAGAAGCTGTACAAGAAAGTCAAAGAAAGTTCTTAGGAACATTATGGAATGTATATTCATTCTATGTGTTATATGCAGATATAGATAAGTTTAATCCTTTAGATTATAAAGACTTTGTAAGCGATAATGTAATGGATAAATGGGTTATGTCAAGATTAAATTCATTGATTAAGGAAACAGAAGATCATTTGGATAACTATAGAATTACTCAAGCAGCTACTAATATTGGAGACTTTGTAGATGAACTTTCTAATTGGTATGTTAGAAGAAATAGAGCAAGATTTTGGAGTGAAAGTTTAGCTGACGATAAAATAGGAGCATATGTAACTTTATATAAAGTTATTACTACATTGATAAAGATAGCAGCTCCATTTGTACCATTTATGACAGAAGAAATATATCAAAATCTTGTAGTAAATATTGATAAAGATGCAGTAGAGAGTTTACATTTATGCAAGTGGCCTGAGTATAATGAAAGCTTTGTAGATAAAAAGTTAGAAGAAGATATGGAAGAAGCTTATAAAGTAGTTAGATTAGGAAGAAGTGCTAGAAATTCAGCTAATATTAAGAATAGACAGCCTCTTTCAGAAATGCTTGTAAGTTCAAAATCTCTTCCAGAATACTATGGAGATATTATAAAGGATGAGCTAAATGTAAATGAAGTAATATTTGGTGCTGATTTATCTAAATATGTTAACTTTGATATAAAACCAAACTTACCTGTAATAGGAAAGAAGTATGGAAAATTAATACCTCAAATAAGAAAAGAAATCTCAGCAATTAATCAAATGGAACTTGCACAGAAAATGAGAGAAGGAAAAACTGTAATAATCTATATTGATGATAATGAGATAGAATTAAATGAAGAAAACTTACTTGTTACAATGCAAGGACTTGAAGGTTTTGCATTTGCTGGAGAAGGTACTATAGGAGTAGTATTAGATACAAATATTACTGAAGAATTAAGAGAAGCTGGAAATGTTAGGGAAATTTTAAGTAAAGTACAGAATATGAGAAAAGAGAGCGGATTTGAAGTAGCTGATAAAATAAAACTTTATGTTTCCTCAAATCCAATGCTTGAAGCAATAGTTAAGAAATTTGAAGAAGAAATAAAGAAAGAAACATTATCAGTTGAAGTTGTATATAATGCAAATAAAGAGTACAACAGATGTAAAATCAATGGTGAAGATTTTGATATGTTTGTAGAAGTTGTAAAATAA
- a CDS encoding N-acetylmuramoyl-L-alanine amidase — MFGIFTHVKADDSVSSGTRNGVDINKTWTVKFNKEIDKSTISESNFIVKDESGQTVPINLTIGSDSKSVIVSPKVQFQYGAKYSLSINNVKSSAGKKLAQSEKMQFSTKSANNTNSAYTVCIDAAHGGNDAGHVSASGVKEKDINLAVALKVGKVLENNGVKVVYTRTSDNISWDNGNDLKSRFTIANNAKADYFISIRCNTYPENPLTKGIETYYRDSDNVAKQLAQAVQDELISNTGSNNRGIKVGLSQHEILRGTNGSAIMVELGFMSNSEESSILSTSDFQNKSANDIANGILKSLSLVNKNVTIKSITDITASVNQGGTYDLPLNVAASMSDGSSKKLPVIWNSKKVDTSSIGTYTYEGTVAGYSSTVKLILTVVGQTPVPTPDSNTIICIDPGHGRGSDTGATGINGLQEDDVTLSVGLRVGKILENHGIKVVYTRTQDERSIPTDVTTSLQQRCDVSNNANAKYFVCIHCNSFDSASASGTETLVNQDNPEATRLAQAIQTSIVNEIGTYNRGLKDGNWLYVVKNTKAAAVLTELGFLTNPSDAAKLSSDEYRQKIAQAIADGILQCVGK; from the coding sequence ATGTTTGGTATATTTACACATGTAAAGGCAGATGATTCTGTTAGTAGTGGAACAAGAAATGGGGTAGATATAAATAAGACATGGACAGTAAAATTTAATAAGGAGATAGATAAAAGCACTATAAGTGAATCTAATTTTATAGTAAAGGATGAAAGTGGACAAACAGTTCCAATAAATCTAACAATAGGTAGTGATAGCAAGTCAGTGATAGTTTCGCCAAAAGTACAATTTCAATATGGAGCAAAATATAGTTTATCTATAAATAATGTAAAATCTTCAGCAGGTAAGAAACTAGCACAATCTGAGAAAATGCAATTTTCAACTAAGAGTGCCAATAACACAAATAGTGCATATACTGTTTGTATTGATGCAGCACATGGAGGCAATGATGCAGGTCATGTTTCAGCTTCAGGAGTAAAGGAAAAAGATATAAATTTAGCAGTTGCATTAAAAGTAGGAAAAGTACTAGAGAATAATGGAGTAAAGGTAGTTTATACAAGAACCAGTGATAACATATCTTGGGATAATGGCAATGATTTAAAATCACGTTTTACTATAGCTAATAATGCAAAAGCTGACTATTTTATAAGTATACGTTGTAATACTTATCCAGAGAATCCATTAACAAAAGGTATAGAAACTTATTATAGGGATTCGGATAACGTGGCAAAACAGTTAGCACAAGCGGTCCAAGACGAGCTTATTAGTAATACTGGATCTAATAATAGAGGAATAAAGGTAGGCTTATCACAGCATGAAATATTAAGGGGAACTAATGGAAGTGCTATAATGGTTGAGCTAGGATTTATGAGCAATTCAGAAGAAAGTTCAATTTTATCTACAAGCGATTTTCAAAATAAAAGTGCTAATGATATAGCAAATGGAATTTTAAAATCTTTAAGTTTGGTTAACAAAAATGTTACTATAAAATCAATTACAGATATTACTGCATCTGTTAATCAAGGTGGTACATATGATCTTCCCTTAAATGTGGCAGCATCTATGAGTGATGGTAGCAGTAAAAAGCTTCCTGTAATTTGGAATAGCAAAAAAGTAGACACATCTAGTATAGGAACTTATACTTATGAAGGAACAGTTGCTGGATATAGTAGTACTGTGAAGCTTATTTTAACAGTAGTAGGACAAACTCCAGTACCAACTCCAGACTCCAATACAATAATATGTATTGATCCAGGACATGGCAGAGGAAGTGATACAGGAGCTACTGGTATAAATGGATTGCAAGAGGATGATGTTACTTTATCAGTGGGATTAAGAGTAGGAAAGATACTTGAGAATCATGGAATAAAAGTAGTATATACAAGAACACAGGATGAAAGATCAATTCCTACGGATGTTACAACTAGTTTACAACAGCGTTGTGATGTATCAAATAATGCAAATGCTAAGTATTTTGTGTGCATTCATTGCAATTCCTTTGATTCAGCATCAGCATCTGGAACAGAGACTTTGGTAAATCAAGATAATCCAGAGGCAACTAGGTTAGCGCAAGCTATACAAACTAGTATTGTAAATGAAATAGGTACATATAATAGAGGGTTAAAGGATGGCAATTGGCTTTATGTAGTGAAAAATACAAAGGCAGCAGCAGTATTAACCGAGTTAGGATTTTTAACAAATCCTTCAGATGCTGCAAAATTAAGTAGTGATGAATATAGACAAAAAATTGCACAAGCTATTGCTGATGGAATATTGCAATGTGTTGGGAAATAG